Sequence from the Pradoshia eiseniae genome:
ATCCACTGTCGAGACAGAATTCTCCGATTCCCTTTTTTCGAATAACAGAATACATCGCCTCGAGCAATAAATTTCCTACACCCTTCCTTTGGAAGTCGGGATGGACAAATACCGTACCTACCTCAATCAGTCCTATGTAGACATTGTTTGTACACCTTCTTATGAGATTACTTACTGGACCATATTCAATTGAGCCTATTATTTTGCCGTCATTTAAAGCAATCAAGAAAAATCTTTCCTCGCCATTGCTTTCCATATCACTTACTATGTATTTCTTCTTAATCTCTATTTCATCT
This genomic interval carries:
- a CDS encoding GNAT family N-acetyltransferase, which encodes MLNVEIRRPKREDIKQINEFFETVITDTFNKEGIGEKADDIQDEIEIKKKYIVSDMESNGEERFFLIALNDGKIIGSIEYGPVSNLIRRCTNNVYIGLIEVGTVFVHPDFQRKGVGNLLLEAMYSVIRKKGIGEFCLDSGYTRAQMIWKKKFGEPDYLLKDYWGEGNDHMIWRINVSDCPSD